A portion of the Brevundimonas pondensis genome contains these proteins:
- a CDS encoding LolA family protein, giving the protein MTISRRAFGFSAAALAIIAAAPASAQSNLSAEDQATLRQAQAYLTALTAAQGNFVETGPGGQRRTGRFWLQRPGKMRFEYSDPAGLLVVADGNNVKRYDPRLNVFRQVPLAATPLSTFLAREVRLDQGVRIDRVTRMESGAFAITARDASKPAEGSVILAFAGSPLRLQEWSITDAQGSRTRIQLTSLQPASGLAASLFQLRDPTRRPSRN; this is encoded by the coding sequence ATGACGATTTCACGCCGCGCCTTCGGCTTCAGCGCCGCCGCCTTGGCGATCATCGCCGCCGCACCCGCCTCGGCTCAATCCAACCTGTCCGCCGAGGATCAGGCCACCCTGCGTCAGGCCCAGGCCTATCTGACCGCCCTGACAGCGGCTCAAGGCAACTTCGTCGAGACCGGCCCGGGCGGCCAGCGCCGCACCGGCCGGTTCTGGCTGCAGCGCCCCGGCAAGATGCGTTTCGAATACAGCGACCCGGCGGGTCTACTGGTCGTGGCCGACGGCAATAACGTCAAACGCTACGACCCCCGCCTGAACGTCTTCCGTCAGGTGCCGCTGGCCGCCACCCCCCTTTCGACCTTCCTGGCCCGAGAAGTTCGTCTGGATCAGGGCGTCCGCATTGACCGCGTCACCCGCATGGAGTCCGGCGCCTTCGCCATCACCGCCCGCGACGCGTCCAAGCCTGCCGAGGGTTCGGTCATTCTGGCCTTCGCCGGATCGCCGCTGCGCCTGCAGGAATGGAGCATCACCGACGCGCAAGGCTCGCGCACCCGCATCCAGCTGACCTCGCTGCAACCCGCCTCGGGTCTGGCCGCCAGCCTGTTCCAGCTACGCGACCCGACGCGTCGCCCCAGCCGCAACTAG